GGCACCCTTGAGTTCGCCGCCTGACCATGCGGCTCGCCCTCGACCAGAACTTCCCGCTGCCACTGGTCCACGCCTTCCAGCAGTTCGTTCCGCCGGGCCTCACCCTGGAACACCTCACCAAGATTGACCCAGCCCTCTCACGGATGGCTGACAGCGAACTCGTCCGCGAACTCAGCCGCCGCAACTATGACGGCCTGGTGACTACCGACTACCACATGCTCGACGACCCCCCGACGGTCGCAGCGATGGTCGACACCAAGCTCACAGTGCTGGTCATCGAGGCAGCCGGCCACGATCCGTTGAAGGCGACGGCCGCCTTGCTCCAGGAGTTGCCGGGTCTCGAACACCGGCTGCTGCCAAACCAGGCCAACGTCATCCGTCACCGCCCGAGAGCGACGACGCCAAGGCCGGCGTGGGAGTACCTGAAGAAGATCGCCGACAAGCAGGGCGCTGACGTTGACGACCTGTGGAAGCGACACAAGGCGCCAGTGTCTGAAGAACCACGCTCACCCTCTTCGCCGGACGAGTAGCCGGACCGACCCGAGTGCGCATGGGCGGCTACCGCTGCGCCTCGTGACCGCGAACCAACGTCTAGCCGGATTCGATCGGGTCCATTTTGTGTCCAGATTGGGTCAGTCCGACTCGGTACTAGACGGGTAGCCTGAGACTGGAAGCGAGGGCGAATCCCTCACCACACCGAGCGAATCGGTAGTTTCCGGCCCGAGATCGTAGTAGCCGCGATGCCCCTGATGGCGTCCAGAGGCCTTCGGTTCAAATCCCGAGTGGTGGCGCCTGCTCCAGGTTAGGTCGAAGGCCTTGAGCCCCGCGAACCAACGGTGGGTGGCCCGGTCTAGTTTCCGGAGCTCGAAAACTCTTGGGGGCGGCAGGCACCAGTGGAGTCTGGGAGGAGCTCGGCCACTCCGGCATCGCGGTGAGACTCCACGCCCGCAGCAAACCCAGCCTCGCGGGTCGACGCTCGCTGGCATGCACTGCAGGCAGCCGCTCGACCTAGACGGTGAGACGGACTTAGACTGCTAGTACAAACAGCAGTTCTACAAGTCCTCGTGAGGGATGAGGTGAGTTGTGCCTGCTCGGAGCGCGGCAACGGCCGTTCTGGCCCTCGTAGTTCTCGCCAGCGGCTGCGTGGAATCTGTGGACGAAACTGAACCGCGGACGGGTCGAGTTGATGTGTCTCGCGTGATCAGGGGGGTGGATCCGGGAGTCCATCGACCCGTCGACAACCGCCCAACGGGTGTCGTGCTACCGCCATCCCTGGGTGGGTACCCAGCGATGTCAACGGCCGGGACGAGGCTGAGCGAGGCTGGTTTGCGGGCCGCGCAACGCGATCCAACTTGTGCGGCTCGCGGCCAAGGTCCGGCGCCCTCCAATGGGTTTGGTGGAACGAGGACTGAAGGCGGGGTGTATGCGGCGGGCATGCGTCCTGTGTTGTGGGTGGCGGTGCTTCGCGGCGTGCGGGACGAGAGTACCTCCGGGAGCGACGGCCGCGGGATCCGAGGGGGCCGTTGCCGCGACGTCGAGTACGTGGTCCGTGCAGGGGGTCTGGAGATCGCGGCGAGCTGGCTATGGATCCGGGATGTAGGTGGAGCACGGCTTCTGCGCACCCGCGTTCCGGGTGACCTCACCCTGGTCATCGCCTGTACATCCCCCATCCAGGATTCAACCTGCGGCGCGGCGATGGCGGAGCTGGTCCACTTTCTCGGTGTGTGACGCCGCCCGCGGCGTGGTCGTCTGCCGCTGCCAACGACGCGGGACTCGTGCTCGTGCGGCTTGCCCTGGACCTCCCCATCAAAGTCGGCGTTCGCAGGACTGGGGCGTTTACACATCGAGCAATCTAGTAAGTTTCGTTATCACTTGCTAGATTTCTGTAAACGGAAGGATGGAGAGTTCGATGAGCGTTCCCGCTCTGCGGCGTCCTCGCCGCGATCGCCTCGTCCTCGGTCCTCGCTCCAGCACTACACCGCTGACGGGGACGCCGTTGTGATGGTGCCAGCGCTCGCCTGGGGGGAGATGAGGGCCGCGCTCCGCACGCCGCTCGCTCTGGGAGGCGGAGGCCTGGCAACGATGGTCATTGCGACCGGACTCCTGGCATGTCCCGCACGGTGGCGGTCTCGCGGTTTCTCGAACCGGATGCTCTATCTGTGGAGTCGCTGCTGGCTGCTGTGCGTTGGTGCCCGGCTCAGGGTCCATGGTCGAGAGCACCTGGGCAATGGCGGCGCCTGCGTCGTGGTGTCCAACCACCAGTCGAACCTTGACCCCATTGTCTATCTGGCGCTGTCCCGCGGCTCGCTCCGCATCATGACCAAGCGGGAGCTGTTCGACGTGCCGCTTCTCGGGGCAGCTCTCCGGGCGCTGGGAATGGTGAAGGTCGACCGGCTCACCCCGGACCGGACGACGATCCAGGACGAATCGGCCCGAAACCTGGCGGAAGGCGTGCCACTGCTCGTCTTCCCGGAGGGAACGACCTCCCGTCGCGGGGAGCTCCTCCCGTTCCGTGCCGGCGCGTTCGAGGTCGCAGTGGCAAGCCAAGTGTCGATCGTTCCGGCGTGCGTACTGGACACCAGAGACGTCTGGCCCGCCAAGCGACTGCTCATCCGCCCCGGGACCGTCCACGTGATCATCAGCGAACCCCTGACCACCACGGGGCTCTCCCGCGACGACGTTCCAGCGCTCCGTGCGCGGGTGGTCGACCGGATCAGAACCACCTGCTGCCCACGTCAGGACACCAACCGGCCAGCCCACGCGGGTTGGGCCGACACACGAAAGGTCAACGGCACATGACTGCTCCAGCACTGGAAGGCAAGGTCGCGGTCATCACTGGCGGCGCCCGCGGGATCGGCTACGCGACCGCCAGGACGCTGAAGAGCCTGGGAATGAAGGTGGCCGTCGGCGATGTCGACGAAACCCGTCTGCTCGAGACTGACAGAGAACTTGATCTCGACGCGGTGGGCCGACTCGACGTGACCGACCCGGAGTCGTTCCAGGCGTTCTACCACATGGTCACCGACCGACTCGGAGTTCCTCACGCGTTGGTCAACAACGCCGGTGTGATGCCCGTCGGGCCCACGGTGGACGAGGGGCAGGAGGTTGCTCGTCGCATGGTCGACATCAACGTCCATGGAGTGATCACCGGCACCAAGCTGGCCCTGGACTCGATGCTGCCGCGCCGCAGTGGCCACATCATCAACATCGCCTCGATGGCGGGGGAGGCGTACGTCCCTGGCCTTGCGACCTACTGCGGGACGAAGGCGGCCGTGATCGCGTTCACCGATGCCGTCAGGCTTGAGCACCGCACCAGCGGAGTGGACGTCTCGCTCGTGCTGCCAACGTTCACCAACACCGAGCTCGTCGCCGGCACGCAGGGCCCCAAGGGCTTCCGGAACGCCGAGCCCGAGCAGATCGCCGAGGCCATCGCTGACCTGCTGGCCCACCCGCGGCCACGGGTCTATGTCACCCGACCCATGGGCGCGCTGCTCAAGGCACAACGGCTCATGCCTGCGGCATGGTCCGAAGGCCTCGCGCGACGACTCGGTAGCGACCGCATGTTCCTGGGTGGTGTCGACCAACAGGCGCGAAGCGCCTATGAGGAAAGGGCCCGGAAGTCATGATCACTCTGCTGTCACCGGGCAGGAGACTCCGCGATCGGTACTCCTCCCTCCTTCTGTTTCCGACGCCACGACCAGTCGACGACGCGCTCTTCGATCTCACACGGCGCTGGCCGAACCGGGTCCTGGCCGACCCCCCGGC
This DNA window, taken from Nocardioides sp. HDW12B, encodes the following:
- a CDS encoding lysophospholipid acyltransferase family protein, with translation MLYLWSRCWLLCVGARLRVHGREHLGNGGACVVVSNHQSNLDPIVYLALSRGSLRIMTKRELFDVPLLGAALRALGMVKVDRLTPDRTTIQDESARNLAEGVPLLVFPEGTTSRRGELLPFRAGAFEVAVASQVSIVPACVLDTRDVWPAKRLLIRPGTVHVIISEPLTTTGLSRDDVPALRARVVDRIRTTCCPRQDTNRPAHAGWADTRKVNGT
- a CDS encoding SDR family oxidoreductase, whose protein sequence is MTAPALEGKVAVITGGARGIGYATARTLKSLGMKVAVGDVDETRLLETDRELDLDAVGRLDVTDPESFQAFYHMVTDRLGVPHALVNNAGVMPVGPTVDEGQEVARRMVDINVHGVITGTKLALDSMLPRRSGHIINIASMAGEAYVPGLATYCGTKAAVIAFTDAVRLEHRTSGVDVSLVLPTFTNTELVAGTQGPKGFRNAEPEQIAEAIADLLAHPRPRVYVTRPMGALLKAQRLMPAAWSEGLARRLGSDRMFLGGVDQQARSAYEERARKS